GCGTTAAAATGTTCTGGTTGTAGATTCAAACCTGCGTGGGCTTTTTCCATCGATTTACCTCTATACTGCGGTCCACCAAGGGCGTATGATATAAATGCTGTTTGGTGACGGCGCTGCTTTTCCATGTCAGTATGAGCGAAAAAGTGATTTACGGTGTCGTCAGCCATGACTAGCTT
Above is a window of Oscillatoria salina IIICB1 DNA encoding:
- a CDS encoding group I truncated hemoglobin, with protein sequence KLVMADDTVNHFFAHTDMEKQRRHQTAFISYALGGPQYRGKSMEKAHAGLNLQPEHFNAIAKHLGEALTAHHVPQEDIDTILARVSTLKDAVLYK